One Romboutsia sp. 13368 genomic window carries:
- the trxA gene encoding thioredoxin: MAQVINSGEFNNLVENAEGIAVVDFFATWCGPCKMLAPVFQEVGNEFEGKAQFYKIDIDQSLDIARQFNVSTVPTIIVFKNGEPMERLVGFMPKENLLAKIKEYI, translated from the coding sequence ATGGCACAAGTTATAAATAGTGGAGAATTTAATAACCTTGTAGAAAATGCAGAGGGTATAGCTGTAGTTGACTTTTTTGCTACTTGGTGTGGACCATGTAAAATGTTAGCTCCAGTATTTCAAGAGGTAGGTAATGAATTTGAAGGAAAAGCACAATTTTATAAAATAGATATAGATCAAAGTCTAGATATAGCAAGACAATTTAACGTAAGTACAGTACCTACTATAATAGTATTTAAAAATGGTGAACCTATGGAAAGACTTGTAGGATTTATGCCTAAAGAAAATTTATTAGCTAAAATAAAAGAATATATTTAA